DNA sequence from the Suttonella indologenes genome:
CAAAAGCGAATTTAATACCATGTTTTATAATTCATTATTTTTCATAATCTTACTCTTATTCCAAAAAAGCATAAAAAAATATCCCGTTTATGCGATACACTGGACGCACAGATTAAGGAAAAGCCATGAATCAAATAAATGTAAATGAAATCAAAAAGTTATCAAAAATGACCGCTCAATTTATTCAAACTTATCCTCAAGCGGTTATCTACTTACGTGGCGATTTAGGCGCAGGCAAGACCACTTTTGTTCAAGAGTGGCTAAAAAACTCAGGATATCAGGATATTATAAACAGCCCAACTTACCAATTGGTCAATGAATACGTTTTACCCAATCAGAAAATTGCCATTCATGCCGATTTGTATCGTTTAAGTTCAGCAGATGAATTACTTTATCTTGATGTGGATGAATGGCAAAATCGCGCCGATTGGATTTTTATTGAATGGCCTGAAAAAGGCGGTGATTACTTACCGCCAGCTATTTTAGACATTACACTGACGTTTAACGGCAGTCAGCGTTTTTTAAATTTAAAAACTGACAAATAATGTCAGTTTTTTGCAAGTAAAATAAATGATATTCATTATCATCTAGCCAAAAGCATGTGCTGCGGCAGATGCTCGCGGAAATAGGCATCGATACTGCCGGCAATCGCACGCGCTAATTTTTCTTGATAGGCCTGCGATGCTAATAATTTGGCATCGCTCAAATTAGAGATAAAGGCGGTTTCCACTAGCATGGAAGGTATTTCCGGCGAGCGCAAAACGGTGAAATTCGCCCGTTCTACATGTCTTTTATGTACTTTCCCGATTTTGCCCAACTCCGATATGGTTTTGCTTGCCAGAATATTGCTGGATTCCAAAGTCGCTTCCTGCTGAATGTTCAATAAAGCAGCCTGTATATCGTCATCATATTTCTCTACATCAACACCCCATTTTAAATCTACTGCGTTTTCAGAATTGGCAAGATAGCGTGCCAGCTGCGAGGTGGCACCGGTAGTGGATAAGATATACACCGAGGAACCGCTAGGCTCGCTTCTTTCGACGGCATCGGCATGAATAGATACGAATAAATCTCCTTTGGCTCGCCGACAAATATTTGTTCGCTCACGTAGCGGGATAAAAATATCATTGTTACGCGTCATAACCACCCTATAACCCGGCATGGTATCCAATTGTCTTTGCAAGCGTTTAGAAATTGCTAATACCAAATCTTTTTCACGCAGATTCAATGTTTGATTAATGGCACCGGGATCTTTTCCACCATGCCCTGCATCGATACAAACAACAATATCGCGCTTATTAATCAAAGGCGGGGTACTGACTTCCACTTTTCTTTGTACCAAACCATTACTGGTAACTTCCCGCTCAATGGTCACGGTCGTTTGCGCAGGAGCGGCAATCGTTGCGGGGGGCAAAGCAGCAGCGACAGCATTGTGCTGAGCGTTGTGATTAGGAGCAACTCTTGCAATGGGATTTTGATTGGCTTGGGTGTTTGCAGTCGCACTACTACCTTGATCTTCCAAAGCCGCGCCTGAAAAAATCACATTCGGCATGCTTTCATCGATAGAAGTGAGGGTTAATGCAGGATTGCTCTCAAAATCATACACATCCACCACAATACGATTACCGTCCTGCCGATCGGGCGGCAGGGTATAAATATTTGCTTTGGCAGTGGCGATTAAATCGATGACGACGCGCAAGGTATTCGGATCGCGCATTCCCGAACGCACGCCGGCAACCGCACCCTCATTGACGACTAATCCCGCCCGCCCGCTGCGATGAACGTTTTTAAAATCCAATACGATGCGCGGCGGATTCGCCAAACTGAATTGCTGAAAAGGGATGGCCGCATCGGTATCCAAAACCAGCTGCACTTTCTGCGGCATGCGGT
Encoded proteins:
- the tsaE gene encoding tRNA (adenosine(37)-N6)-threonylcarbamoyltransferase complex ATPase subunit type 1 TsaE, translated to MNQINVNEIKKLSKMTAQFIQTYPQAVIYLRGDLGAGKTTFVQEWLKNSGYQDIINSPTYQLVNEYVLPNQKIAIHADLYRLSSADELLYLDVDEWQNRADWIFIEWPEKGGDYLPPAILDITLTFNGSQRFLNLKTDK
- a CDS encoding N-acetylmuramoyl-L-alanine amidase → MYWKKPLLLVLLCCASIVQAATVSNIRYNRMPQKVQLVLDTDAAIPFQQFSLANPPRIVLDFKNVHRSGRAGLVVNEGAVAGVRSGMRDPNTLRVVIDLIATAKANIYTLPPDRQDGNRIVVDVYDFESNPALTLTSIDESMPNVIFSGAALEDQGSSATANTQANQNPIARVAPNHNAQHNAVAAALPPATIAAPAQTTVTIEREVTSNGLVQRKVEVSTPPLINKRDIVVCIDAGHGGKDPGAINQTLNLREKDLVLAISKRLQRQLDTMPGYRVVMTRNNDIFIPLRERTNICRRAKGDLFVSIHADAVERSEPSGSSVYILSTTGATSQLARYLANSENAVDLKWGVDVEKYDDDIQAALLNIQQEATLESSNILASKTISELGKIGKVHKRHVERANFTVLRSPEIPSMLVETAFISNLSDAKLLASQAYQEKLARAIAGSIDAYFREHLPQHMLLAR